One window of the Perca flavescens isolate YP-PL-M2 chromosome 5, PFLA_1.0, whole genome shotgun sequence genome contains the following:
- the LOC114555378 gene encoding flavin reductase (NADPH) isoform X2, which produces MKIAVLGATGQTGQYLVNQALQQGHTVTAIVRNPGKLSLRHDNLKMVEADIFSADSLKTHFKGQDVIMSCLGFPVSFFSVVTGYTLSMNSVISAMQESGVNRIITMTSWFTGPNSTRQSPYVIRFLLLPIIRGVLNNMHEMEKLLETSEDINWTVVRPPGLKNLPASAQEFLTHEGYFVPNSGGNAVGRGDVARFMLSLLNSNAWVKKGVAITTR; this is translated from the exons ATGAAGATCGCCGTGCTGGGAGCCACTGGGCAGACTGGACAGTATCTGGTCAACCAGGCGCTACAGCAGGGTCACACAGTCACCGCCATCGTCAGGAACCCGGGAAAACTCAGCTTGCGTCATGATAATCTCAAG ATGGTGGAAGCTGATATTTTCTCAGCAGACAGCCTGAAGACTCACTTCAAAGGACAGGATGTGATCATGTCCTGCCTCGGCTTCCCGGTCTCCTTCTTCTCGGTGGTGACGGGCTACACACTGTCCATGAACAGTGTGATCAGCGCCATGCAGGAGTCCGGGGTCAACAGGATCATCACCATGACCTCATGGTTCACTGGGC ctaaCTCTACAAGGCAGTCACCTTATGTCATCCGGTTCCTCCTGTTGCCAATAATCCGAGGCGTCCTCAACAACATGCATGAGATGGAAAAGCTTCTGGAGACGTCTGAGGACATCAACTGGACTGTGGTTCGCCCACCTGGTCTAAAGAACCTGCCGGCCTCAG CTCAGGAGTTTCTGACCCATGAGGGATACTTTGTGCCCAACAGCGGTGGTAATGCAGTGGGAAGAGGAGACGTGGCTCGCTTCATGCTCTCTCTACTCAACAGCAATGCCTGGGTCAAGAAGGGAGTCGCCATTACTAccagatga
- the LOC114555378 gene encoding flavin reductase (NADPH) isoform X1: protein MAESLKMKIAVLGATGQTGQYLVNQALQQGHTVTAIVRNPGKLSLRHDNLKMVEADIFSADSLKTHFKGQDVIMSCLGFPVSFFSVVTGYTLSMNSVISAMQESGVNRIITMTSWFTGPNSTRQSPYVIRFLLLPIIRGVLNNMHEMEKLLETSEDINWTVVRPPGLKNLPASAQEFLTHEGYFVPNSGGNAVGRGDVARFMLSLLNSNAWVKKGVAITTR from the exons ATGGCGGAG agTCTGAAGATGAAGATCGCCGTGCTGGGAGCCACTGGGCAGACTGGACAGTATCTGGTCAACCAGGCGCTACAGCAGGGTCACACAGTCACCGCCATCGTCAGGAACCCGGGAAAACTCAGCTTGCGTCATGATAATCTCAAG ATGGTGGAAGCTGATATTTTCTCAGCAGACAGCCTGAAGACTCACTTCAAAGGACAGGATGTGATCATGTCCTGCCTCGGCTTCCCGGTCTCCTTCTTCTCGGTGGTGACGGGCTACACACTGTCCATGAACAGTGTGATCAGCGCCATGCAGGAGTCCGGGGTCAACAGGATCATCACCATGACCTCATGGTTCACTGGGC ctaaCTCTACAAGGCAGTCACCTTATGTCATCCGGTTCCTCCTGTTGCCAATAATCCGAGGCGTCCTCAACAACATGCATGAGATGGAAAAGCTTCTGGAGACGTCTGAGGACATCAACTGGACTGTGGTTCGCCCACCTGGTCTAAAGAACCTGCCGGCCTCAG CTCAGGAGTTTCTGACCCATGAGGGATACTTTGTGCCCAACAGCGGTGGTAATGCAGTGGGAAGAGGAGACGTGGCTCGCTTCATGCTCTCTCTACTCAACAGCAATGCCTGGGTCAAGAAGGGAGTCGCCATTACTAccagatga